AAATCAACAGCTTTCTGCAAAAATCGAATGAGGATGATGTTGCAAACAATCTCAAACATGCTAAACACGGCCTGTGACTGGTATACGATTTATCGGGCAGTAGTCCCAATGGCAACCGTTAACCAGGCGGTCAACGATTTTCTGACAGGAGACGCAGTGAAATAAAAACAATCACTTAAGGGCAATGGTGTTTGGGCTGAAAGAGCATGTTCCTCATTGATCACCAGTCAAATTCAACATGCTGATATTCATTTGTTTTCTCCCCCAGTCACAGGTCCTAAAATCCAGTTGTTTTGACTTGGTTCTGTCTTGGGATGATGATCACCATAACCTAGAAATGGGATGAATTATTTTTCTAAAAACAGAATTCTAGACCATGATTCCCAGCATAAGACCATACATCAGTAGCATTAGCGACACCAGGAGCGCTGCAATGAATGTCTTTGTTGGGAGAATGAGTTTGCTTTAGTGTGGGGCGTAAATACTCGTGAATCTTTTCACGAATACATTTTCTGATAACAGATGTTTAAGAAATGTGCTTGAATGTCAATCTCAACCAAATCCACTTCTCACTCACAGTCTATTAAATACTTGTAAAACGGATGTGTGTTCCTTTCACATTTCTTTCAGTAACACGATCAACCAAAAACAATAGATTCTGATTTTACGTAAGTGTGATTATTTTGGCAGGAGCTCCAAGCGTTATGGCCACAGAGCAGTAGGCCTGTTGAAATATTCAAAGGACAGCCATAATCGAGGAAATGCAGCAGTAATTAAATGTCACCAATAAGAGGCGATAGTGGCAATGAAGCAGACGTCTTGTCATGATGGCTCTCGCTCTTATGATTTCGTTTTCCCTCCAGGCCTCTGTGGGCCCAGGAATGGGTTGGACAGAAGTCCAGGCCACTAACGGGAGGTTAAAGAGAtggataaggttagggtaaggatctGAGGACTTAAATCCTTTCTAGCGTAGCCATCTACTAGTGATGACCCCAGAAACGCCCAAAAGCAGCGGCCCAAAATGCCTGGGCCCTGGTTCTTCAGATGTACTTCAGTGCAGCGCTACAGAAGTCCATTTGAGTTTGATGGGTGGCGCTGTTGGTAGTGGCCTTCAATTTATATTACAGTTCTCGAAACTTAGTATCAGGCGCCACGACCGCCATTgttttgatattgtagcgaactcgggggacaacgcaaccacaggaactgccgcggccgggaagcgaacccgtatcgcccgcaccgcaggagacatcgctaactgctagactaaaggctcagacccgcgagccagcggccagcgtgtcttcttatccatgcacgttacaatattatgcaTTTCAGCTTCACGTGGttcctttttttaaatatttttttgtgTATGGCATTTTCcgctttatttgacagtgaccGGAAGTGGGCCCAGGCTGGGTTGGGACCTAGGCTGCTACAGTAAGTACTCAGCCTTACGTGGTACCTtctccaccaggtgagccactggggtgccCCAGATTCATGTGGTTATTAAATCTTCATGGACCAGTGAAGCTTCTGagaaccaaacaaaaaaacaaaaccttcaTGTAAAGCTGGAGTGCGGGACTTCCACTTATAAATGAACATCCGTGACATCCAAGTCCTTACCACCGCCAGGTAACGCTCTCTACTTCCCAGTtgttgcatatgacgtcacgacctacaggtggagggcaggaagtgattttctacataggaagcgctGTCATAAACTTTCGAAACGCCTATGTTTGGcgccattaactgagaaaccacaaggagttgttACTGAGTACCAGAAGTTGTTTACGGAGCCCGGGAGGCGACATGGGACATGGgagggtttgttgttgttgttcatgagcgggaaaatgcaagaaattgaccgaaaacgccggaaaaaggGGCTTGGAACCGCCGCCTGTGGTCGGGAGGACCGGAaacggataacgcgcgtgtgcagtgaccacttcgtcaaaaaatcagtcttcataacataagatcatgtccaacatgtccacaataagatcatgtccaacatgtccagcataagatcatgtccaacatgtccaacataaggaccatgtccaacatgtccgacataagatcatgtccaacataaggaccatgtccaacatgtcttactttctgtttacacctttctctcagaATATCGTCTAGACTAGCACAGTCCGGGTTagactagctccatctcgtccgttctgctttcacttcctgccctccatctgaatctcgcgcgtcatcagaatcacgtgactgcaaacaagcataCCGGCGTTTTAAGTCTGGTGTCTGGGGCGACGTTCCCGCGCTGGAGCACCGGTAGTGATGCGTTTTACGTCAGCCAGCAAACCCTGCCTCTGATTGATTAAGGTTGGGTTAGGATTGACCAGTCAGAGGCAACgctttcgtcacacggaagttggatcttttttttgggggggggtcccgggGGTCCTATGACTTCCTTAATTAAACCGAGGCGAGAAAACACATTACAACACATCTTTTTGTACAGTCACGTGAAAGTCGACCACGGTTCTTCATCGTATTCTTTCTTTCCAGAGCAGTGGTGGAAGTATGCTGTATCCATCCCTCCCTATGCAGGACAGAACCTAACACAGCAGTGGTGGAAGTATGCTGTATCCAGCCCTCCCTATGCAGGACAGAACCTAACACAGCAGTGGTGGAAGTATGCTGTATCCATCCCTCCATATGCAGGACAGAACCTAACACAGCAGTGGTGGAAGTATGCTGTATCCATCCCTCCCTATGCAGGAAAGAACCAAACAGAGCAGAGGTGGAAGTATGCTGTATCCATCCCTCCATATGCAGGACAGAACCTAACACAGCAGTGGTGGAAGTATGCTGTATCCAGCCCTCCATATAAAGGAAAGAACCAAACACAGCAGTGGTGGAAGTATGCTGTATCCATCCCTCCATATGCAGGACAGAACCAAACACAGCAGTGGTGGAAGTATGCTGTATCCATCCCTCCCTATGCAGGAAAGAACCAACACAGCAGAGGTGGAAGTATGCTGTATCCATCCCTCCCTATGCAGGAAAGAACCAACACAGCAGAGGTGGAAGTATGCTGTATCCATCCCTCCATATGCAGGAAAGAACCAACACAGCAGAGGTGGAAGTATGCTGTATCCATCCCTCCCTATGCAGGAAAGAACCAAACACAGCAGTGGTGGAAGTATGCTGTATCCATCCCTCCCTATGCAGGAAAGAACCAAACACAGCAGTGGTGGAAGTATGCTGTATCCATCCCTCCCTATGCAGGACAGAACCAAACACAGCAGTGGTGGATGTATGCTGTATCCATCCCTCCATATGCAGGAAAGAACCAACACAGCAGAGGTGGAAGTATGCTGTATCCAGCCCTCCATATGCAGGAAAGAACCAAACACAGCAGAGGTGGAAGTATGCTGTATCCATCCCTCCATATGCAGGACAGAACCAAACACAGCAGTGGTGGAAGTATGCTGTATCCCTCCCTCCCTATGCAGGACAGAACCAAACACAGCAGTGGTGGAAGTATGCTGTATCCATCCCTCCATATAAAGGGAAGAACCAAACACAGCAGTGGTGGAAGTATGCTGATCCATCCCTCCATATAAAGGGAAGAACCAAACACAGCAGAGGTGGAAGTATGCTGATCCATCCCTCCATATGCAGGAAAGAACCAAACAAAGGTTTTTGCAGCAGTGTGGCTGGGAGGCAAAGGGCCGACGTACCAGACCAGGTTATAGAAGCCCACCAGGGGAGgtcaatgcgtgtgtgtgtgtgttaagctgTGATTAGCAGAATAGTGTGGCGCAGTCCATCACGAcccagacccagaactcgctggagggactacatgtccagtctggcctgggaacaccttgggatcccccaggaggagctggagggcgttgctggggagagggacttctggggtaacctacttagcttgctgccaccgcaaccccggagaagcggctgaagatgagacgaagacgagacgagacgagacgagatgagacgagacaaGAAGAGACGGGACGAGACGAGACGGGACGAGAAGAGACGGGACGAGacgatatgagatgagatgagatggaatgagacgagatgagatgagatgggatgagacgagacgagatgaatGTGTCAGGACTGAGATTGGGTATGAAACAAAGTGTGTTCAGTAACTTCAGAAAGGTTCCATCTTGCGTTCGCTTCGTGGGCAGCATGTTGGTGTATTTTGCCTGCCTGACATTCTATCCAGTGAGCTCCACGTCCCATCtcagtttttcttctttttctttatggagttgttccttatccgatgcgtggGTCCAGGGCAGGGCTGGCCaggcttatccagaaagggccagtgtgggtgcaggttttgttgtacacacctgatcccactgatccaccagcagagtctttgctgaggaacttgattaggagacacaggtgtgtcattggaacaaaaaccttctcccacactggccctttctgggttGGACTGGCCAGCCCTGTacaagggcaggatgttgtgttgctgtaaagcccctccaGACAAAGCTGTAATTggtgatgttgggctacacaaataacttgactttctttcttttcttttttaaacctGTTTGTTGCCTAAATATTATATTCAGTGCCCATTGGAGGGCGCTGCTGTTTAGAGATACGCTTTTCTTTTGAAGGCTATCTTTGTCTGGCCGGAAGCAAACCTTTGCTATCCCGGATATGGGGACTTTTAGTTTGTGTGGGCCGCGCGCAGAACGCGTCAGTCGTCGCGGATGCTCGTTGTTTCTACTCGTGTCCTTGTTCATGGTGTGACTTTAGAAATCCGGTTCTGATTCTGCTGCTCCTTGTTTCTGCGTTTCGGCCACATAAAGTTCGTGTTCGGGTACAGTTCGGCTGAATGGCGTCCGGAGGCGCTGCGGTTCCGCCGCAGGTCGGAGACGTCGAGGAAGACGCGTCGCAGCTTCTCTTCCCCAAAGGTCTGCCTGCACGTTCCCTGTCTTTACTATCTGCACGTTCCCTGTCTTTACTATCTGCACGTTCCCTGTCTTTACTATCTGCACGTTCCCTGTCTTTACTATCTGCATGTTCCCTCTCTTTACTATCTGCACGTTCCCTGTCTTTACTATCTGCACGTTCCCCGTCTTTACTATCTGCACGTTCCCTGTCTTTACTATCTGCACGTTCCCTGTCTTACTTTACTTTATTCTATCTGCACGTTCCCTGTGTTACTTTACTTTATTCTATCTGCACGTTCCCAGTCTTACTTTACTTTAGTCTATCTGCACGTTCCCTGTCTTTACTTTACTTTATTCTATCTGCACGTTCCCTGTCTTACTTTACTTTATTCTATCTGCACGTTCCCTGTCTTTACTTTGTTCTATCTGCACGTTCCCTGTCTTACTTTACTTTAGTCTATCTGCACGTTCCCTGTCTTTACTTTGTTCTATCTGCACGTTCCCTGTCTTTACTTTAGTCTATCTGCACGTTCCCTGTCTTTACTTTGTTCTATCTGCACGTTCCCTGTCTTACTTTACTTTATTCTATCTGCACGTTCCCTGTCTTTACTTTGTTCTATCTGCACGTTCCCTGTCTTTACTTTAGTCTATCTGCACGTTCCCTGTCTTTACTTTATTCTATCTGCACGTTCCCTGTCTTACTTTACTTTATTCTATCTGCACGTTCCCTGTGTTAGTGTCATGACTGAGTCATAGCCAGCACAGCGTAACTCTAACAAATGAAAACTCCCTTAACTGAAGAATCCCCCTGAAATGATGAAGAGCCAACAATACTGCGAACCTCTCAGCAGCAGGTGTAGTGTCAAGTAGCCGCGCTGCAGAGAGGCAGGATGAGAGAACGGAGGTGGATTGAACCCTCTGACCTTTGACCCGTAGAGTTTGAGAACGCGGAGACGCTGCTGAACTCGGAGGTCCACATGCTGCTGGAGCACCGGAAGCAGCAGAACGAGAGCGCCGAGGACGAGCAGGAGCTCTCCGAGGTCTTCATGAAGACGCTGAACTACACCGCCCGCTTCAGCCGCTTCAAGAACCGAGAGACCATCGCCAGCGTCCGCAGGTCTGAGCTCAACAGCACCCACATCCCCTCAACCCGATTTAAATGCCTTCACTTCATCAGTACGGTCTCATAATTAAGTTCCAAAAAGGAAGTTATCCCGAACCATCTCAAGTGGCGGGTTATTTTACAGTAAAATAAGGAAGTGTGTGCTGAGAGGAAAACTGGATCCACATAAAGAACTTTCTCAGTGTTGCTGCACATTTTAGCCCAGTCACGAGCACAACTCACACATGTTTCCCCTTGCTGCCCACTGGCTCCCACAGCGAGCCGTGGTGCCGTGGATGTTTCCTTCCTTGCAGACAGCCACTGGTTTCCACTCacgtcatccatccattaccccacccgctcaccctgctctcagggtcgcggggatgctggagcctatcccagcactcattgggcggcagacagggagacaccctggacaggccaccagtccaccaCACAAGGccgacactcactcacacacacacacattcatacctagggacaattgtgGGACTGGAGAcaactgtgggagggaaccggagccccggaggaaacccacgcagacacggggagaacatgcaaactccaacacagaggaggacaacccccaaggttggactaccccggggctcgaacccaagaccttcttgctgtgaggcgaccgcgctacccactgcgccacctccATTCATTTCAGTTCAGTATAAAAAGAAACTTGCAGAAACCTGAGGCTCGTTTGACACTGATCATCCGTCACAGTGAACACTTGGTCAACTTTGTTTTTGTCCAAGTTACATGACCACTGTGGGACTGTTGGGATTTAAAGCCCCGGACACCTTTCAAACCAGCCCACCTTTTCAAATACACTATCCCACAacaataataaatatatatatatatatatatatatatatataaagttgatTAAATGTTGACTGAGATGGATGATTTATCTCAGGCAAGTTTCGAGTCTCTGCAAGTTGACTTTTATACCAAACTGAAATGAACTGAAACCAGTGGCTGTCTGAGAGGAAGGAAACGCATTTAAAGATCTACGGCATGCTGTGGAAACCACTCAGCAGTCAGTAAAGTAGAGGcctaagaaagttgaatcagttcatctggacacagtattTATTGAGAAAAATGTTTCATCGTCATCTAAGTCGAAacatctaactgacctcttcagtctcacctgactgcaggtgtccccacccttataaacaatacagtggcatggcgacccaaaccaaccaccagtttcatatgcaaattaccgcaACCATTGACgagttacaatggctatgtgtaggaatacctgtgtgtgaacgagagggaggacagtggagtggtgaggatgcaaggagtagaggtggcgaaggcgtatgagtttaaatacttggggtcaagtgtccaaagtaacggggagtgcagaagtgaagaagagagtgcaggcagggtggagtgggtggagaagagtgtcaggagtgatgtgtgacagaagggtaccagcaagagttaaagggaaggtctggagacagtggcactgatgaaaagacaggaggaggagctggaggtggcagaggtgaagatgttaagattttcactgggagtgatgaagaaggacaggattaggaaggagtatattagagggacagctcaggttggacggtttggagacaaagcaagagaggcaagattgagatggtttggacatgtgtggaggagagatgctgggtatactgggagaaggatgctgaatatggagctgccagggaagaggagaagaggaaggccaaagaggaggtttatggatgtggtgagggaggacatgcaggtggctggtgtgacagaggaagatgcagaggacaggaagagatggaaacggatgatccgctgtggcgccccctaatgggagcaaccgaaagtagtagtagtagacaatggcaatgtgtactattcacagagagttggggaatagttgcaatcacagcattgtaagatggtgacagatgtagtcttagccccccccccccgccagttcagggatggtcgttccctcttcacacagatggcctctttgactccccgttcaaaccagcgttcctcctatcaaggatgtgcacatcctcatccttgaaagagtggccactggcctgtagatggtgtagattgtggactCTCGGCCTGTAGAtggcgtagactgtggagtcctggcctgtagatggtgtagactgtggagtcctggtctgtagatggtgtagactgtggagtcctggcctgtagatggtgtagactgtggactcctggcctgtagatggtgtagactggagtcctggtctgatgtgttagctctcctgtgttgtgccatcctcttgtccagcgtctgtttggtttcctcgatgtacaagtcatgacaatccTCCCGACACTTCACAGctacactacattgctctgtttgtgccgggggatctgatctgtcaccatcttacaatgctgtgactgcaaacattccacaaccctctgtgaacagtacacatgaccattgaaacgctagttaatggtcacagtaatttgcatatgaaactggtcgttatgccactgtattgtgtataagggtggggacacctgcagtcaggtgagactgaagaggtcccttagatgatggtgaaacgtatctgtcagtgaacgttgtgtccagaggaactgattcacctttctgtggtttccttacctggattgttgagcagcatcaagacaaaGTGTAGTCCGTTGGGAGTAAGTGGGCTGGAGGATGCAGAAACACAGTCTGGTCCTTAAACTGTCAGGCAGGAATCAGTTTTAACGAACATGTTGGCGCTCCGTATGAATACCAAACTACAGGGACATAAGTCGATTCGTCCCTTCATGTCCTCCCACCTACTGAAAATCTGCCTTTAATGTTTTGTCGGCCATGTTGTCTCGTCCAGTCTGCTCCTGCAGAAGAAGCTCCATAAGTTTGAACTGGCCAGTCTGGCCAACCTGTGTCCTGAGGCGGCAGAGGAGGCCAAAGCCCTCATTCCCAGGTTAGTCCAGTCCTTCACCAGCCACACCACTATAAACACCTTAGGAGCCCAGTCAAGTCCCAGTCTGACCAGCAGTCCCTGTCTGaccagtaattggccaagtacaactggggagaaaaggggggaaaataaaaacaaataaaaaacttTATGGACCGAAGCAAAAACCCCCTCAAGCGGTCATAAAGGTTTTGGTGATATTGAAGAAGTTTTATTGAGTTTTGCCGTTTCCGTCCATTCTCATGAGACGTCATAACGAACTTTAAGAAGCTTTGAAGGAAACGTGGCTGCTGGTGCTTCATATTCTGATAATCTATCCACTGCTACACGAGGTATAACATATAGAATATAAACCCCCCTGAACCGGTTCGGTTTGTGCTGTGTATTGATTCTGTATTGGTTCTGTATTGGTTCTGTACAGTCTGGAGGGACGCTTTGAGGATGAAGAGCTCCAGCAGATTCTGGACGACATCCAGACCAAGAGAAGCTTCCAGTACTGAAGGAGGACCGGTCTGGACCTGCCGGCTCCACCGGATCACAACCACCACTTTTTTTTATAAAGGACTCAGAACCCGGCAGGGAACAACAGAACATTTGAATCAGTGTTTCCTGCACCCCATCGCTCGTCTGTTTCTGGTTGGCTCTGACACAACGGGACCGCCGGCCTGTTTGGGTTTCACTTTAAGATTCATGTGGCGTTATCATCACTCATTCAAGAAAACTGGGAactaagggggcgtccgggtagcgtggcggtctattctggtgccaaccaacacggggatcgccagttcaaatccctgt
This DNA window, taken from Lampris incognitus isolate fLamInc1 chromosome 7, fLamInc1.hap2, whole genome shotgun sequence, encodes the following:
- the polr2d gene encoding DNA-directed RNA polymerase II subunit RPB4 produces the protein MASGGAAVPPQVGDVEEDASQLLFPKEFENAETLLNSEVHMLLEHRKQQNESAEDEQELSEVFMKTLNYTARFSRFKNRETIASVRSLLLQKKLHKFELASLANLCPEAAEEAKALIPSLEGRFEDEELQQILDDIQTKRSFQY